A portion of the Paenibacillus sp. PvR098 genome contains these proteins:
- the crcB gene encoding fluoride efflux transporter CrcB gives MTAVYIGLAGMAGALSRYGISLALNNGVSSYLPWGTLLCNLAGCLLLGKLAYSEWLARYPKARAAVTTGFIGSFTTFSTLSWEFFELLEHRLYASAVLYFLFSLWGGLLCIHLGKRANFLRLKRGSSE, from the coding sequence ATGACAGCAGTATACATAGGTCTGGCGGGAATGGCGGGAGCCTTATCGCGCTATGGCATATCTCTTGCCCTAAACAACGGGGTTAGCTCCTATCTTCCCTGGGGGACGCTGCTGTGCAATCTTGCCGGCTGCCTGCTGTTAGGGAAATTGGCTTACTCGGAGTGGCTTGCCCGTTATCCAAAGGCAAGGGCTGCCGTAACGACGGGATTTATCGGTTCGTTCACGACATTTTCAACCTTAAGCTGGGAGTTCTTTGAATTGCTGGAGCATCGGCTTTATGCCAGTGCCGTACTGTATTTTTTGTTCAGCTTATGGGGTGGGCTGCTGTGCATTCATCTCGGCAAGCGCGCCAATTTTTTGCGTTTGAAAAGGGGTTCTTCCGAGTGA
- a CDS encoding lactate racemase domain-containing protein → MSILRELLQDIPIPQVVRIRQKFNGDKLQHPAEELAKELQKPGAIDRINPGQQVAVAVGSRGVANIAEFTRTTIEAIKQAGAHPFIVPCMGSHGGATAEGQKEVLHHLGVTEEAMGAPIRSSMEVVEIDRLPNGLPVYVDKYASEADAIIVINRVKPHTAFRGPIESGIMKMISIGLGKQKGAEACHQLGFKYMAENVPAMARIMLDKLPIVFGVALVENAYDETCIVEVLPAERIEEREIELLQIAKARLPKILFDQIDVLVIDFIGKNISGDGMDPNVTGRYPTPYAHGGPEVSKMVVLDTTPETKGNANGVGTADFTTQRLVDKMDLVATYANGLTSTVCAPTKIATTLENDYYAIKAAVKTCNILDYSKCRLVRIQDTLHLGDIEISVNLLEEAKLHPDIEILTDPYDLSFNSEGNLV, encoded by the coding sequence ATGAGCATATTAAGAGAACTGCTTCAAGACATTCCGATTCCGCAAGTGGTCCGAATCAGGCAAAAATTCAACGGAGACAAGCTGCAGCATCCGGCTGAAGAGCTTGCCAAGGAGCTTCAGAAGCCGGGCGCGATCGACCGAATCAACCCGGGGCAGCAGGTTGCCGTCGCTGTTGGTAGTCGGGGCGTGGCTAACATCGCTGAGTTTACCCGAACGACGATTGAGGCCATCAAGCAGGCCGGAGCGCATCCTTTTATCGTACCTTGCATGGGAAGTCACGGAGGAGCAACGGCTGAGGGGCAGAAGGAAGTGCTCCATCATCTTGGCGTAACCGAGGAAGCGATGGGAGCACCGATTCGTTCCTCGATGGAAGTGGTAGAGATTGACCGACTTCCGAATGGTCTTCCGGTGTATGTGGACAAGTATGCTTCGGAAGCGGACGCCATCATCGTCATCAACCGCGTAAAGCCGCATACGGCATTCCGTGGACCTATTGAAAGCGGTATTATGAAAATGATTTCTATCGGCCTCGGTAAACAAAAGGGAGCGGAAGCGTGCCATCAGCTCGGATTTAAATATATGGCGGAGAATGTGCCAGCCATGGCGCGCATTATGCTGGATAAACTACCGATTGTATTCGGGGTTGCACTGGTTGAGAACGCATATGACGAAACGTGCATCGTCGAAGTGCTTCCTGCGGAGCGAATCGAGGAGCGTGAGATCGAGCTGCTGCAGATCGCCAAAGCCCGGCTGCCGAAAATTTTATTCGATCAAATCGATGTGTTGGTTATTGATTTTATCGGCAAAAATATCAGCGGCGACGGCATGGATCCGAACGTGACCGGGCGGTACCCGACGCCTTATGCGCACGGCGGCCCGGAAGTGTCCAAGATGGTTGTCCTCGATACGACGCCTGAGACGAAGGGGAATGCCAATGGGGTGGGAACGGCCGATTTCACGACTCAACGGCTGGTCGACAAGATGGATCTGGTAGCCACATATGCGAATGGTCTGACCTCAACCGTATGTGCACCGACCAAAATTGCGACTACGCTCGAGAACGATTACTATGCCATCAAAGCAGCGGTCAAAACCTGTAATATTCTCGATTATTCGAAATGCCGTTTGGTACGAATTCAAGATACGCTGCATCTGGGCGACATCGAGATTTCCGTGAATTTGCTAGAGGAGGCAAAGCTTCATCCGGACATCGAGATTTTGACCGATCCATACGATTTGTCATTCAATAGTGAAGGGAACTTAGTATAA
- a CDS encoding SDR family oxidoreductase, which yields MNLFDLTGKTAVIIGGNSTLGGAMAIALGGHGADVAIVGRNMEKSKEVAKRVEEAGGRAQCFSADATSADDLQRVLSEVTAWTGRCDVLMNCPGMNSPTPFFELKMDEWDSIMDVNLKSVVLACQIFGKYMVDKGEGGSIINISSVSSEPPLSRVFTYSASKAAVNNVTQFLAREFAPARVRVNAIIPGFFPAEQNRKILSPDRVESIMKHTPMNRFGDAEELQGAAVYLASEKASSFVTGTLLRVDGGFGAMTI from the coding sequence ATGAATTTATTCGATCTGACAGGGAAAACAGCCGTTATCATCGGCGGGAACAGCACATTGGGAGGCGCCATGGCTATAGCCTTGGGAGGACACGGCGCAGATGTGGCAATTGTGGGACGCAACATGGAGAAATCCAAAGAGGTGGCTAAGCGGGTGGAGGAGGCGGGAGGCCGAGCTCAATGCTTCTCCGCTGACGCTACGAGCGCAGACGATTTGCAGCGCGTGCTGTCAGAGGTAACGGCTTGGACCGGCCGCTGCGATGTGCTGATGAACTGTCCGGGTATGAACAGTCCGACTCCGTTCTTTGAGCTGAAGATGGATGAATGGGATTCGATCATGGATGTGAATCTTAAGAGTGTGGTGTTGGCTTGTCAAATTTTTGGGAAGTATATGGTAGACAAAGGCGAAGGAGGCAGCATCATCAATATTTCCTCCGTTTCCTCCGAGCCTCCGCTCTCCCGCGTGTTCACATACTCCGCCTCGAAGGCGGCGGTTAACAACGTGACGCAGTTTTTGGCGCGTGAATTCGCGCCGGCGCGCGTGCGTGTTAATGCTATTATTCCGGGTTTCTTCCCAGCTGAGCAGAACCGCAAAATTTTGTCTCCGGACCGAGTTGAATCCATTATGAAGCACACTCCGATGAACCGGTTCGGTGATGCGGAGGAGCTTCAGGGCGCGGCTGTGTATCTGGCTTCGGAGAAGGCCTCCAGCTTTGTTACGGGTACTCTTCTTCGAGTGGACGGGGGCTTCGGAGCGATGACGATCTAA
- the gndA gene encoding NADP-dependent phosphogluconate dehydrogenase — protein MSKQQVGVIGLAVMGKNLALNIESRGFTVSVYNRSREKTDALLSESPGKQLVGTYSIEEFVASLEKPRKVLIMVQAGNATDDTINQLIPHLEQGDIIIDGGNAFFPDTQRRNKELQAHDLRFIGTGVSGGEEGALKGPSIMPGGQKDAYELVAPILTAISAKVNGDPCCTYIGPDGAGHYVKMVHNGIEYGDMQLICEAYQLLKDVLGVSTQELHEIFAEWNKGELDSYLIEITTDIFTKYDAETGKPMVDVILDSAGQKGTGKWTSQSSLDLGVPLSIITESVFSRFLSAMKEERVAASKVLGGPKTAAFEGDRAAFIESVRKALYASKICSYAQGFAQMRAASEEYGWDLDYGSIAMIFRGGCIIRARFLQNIKDAYDHNPELRNLLLDEYFKGIVENYQEAWRSVVATAVTRGIPAPAFASALAYYDSYRTERLPANLLQAQRDYFGAHTFKRVDKEGTFHYQWMEN, from the coding sequence ATGTCTAAACAACAGGTAGGCGTGATCGGTCTCGCAGTCATGGGCAAAAATTTGGCTTTGAATATTGAAAGCAGAGGGTTTACCGTATCCGTGTACAACCGCTCCCGCGAGAAGACCGATGCGCTTCTGTCGGAATCGCCGGGCAAACAATTGGTCGGTACATACAGCATTGAAGAATTCGTCGCTTCCCTTGAGAAACCGCGTAAGGTTTTGATCATGGTTCAAGCAGGAAACGCGACTGACGATACCATTAATCAACTGATTCCTCATCTGGAGCAAGGGGATATCATTATCGACGGCGGTAACGCGTTCTTCCCGGATACGCAGCGCCGCAATAAAGAATTGCAAGCGCATGATCTCCGCTTTATCGGTACCGGCGTATCAGGCGGTGAAGAAGGCGCTTTGAAGGGGCCGTCGATCATGCCTGGCGGACAGAAGGACGCCTACGAGCTGGTGGCTCCGATTCTCACCGCCATTTCTGCCAAAGTGAACGGCGATCCTTGCTGCACGTACATCGGTCCGGACGGCGCAGGCCACTATGTCAAAATGGTCCACAACGGCATCGAGTATGGAGATATGCAGTTGATTTGCGAAGCTTATCAGCTGCTGAAGGACGTTCTGGGCGTCAGCACACAGGAGCTTCATGAAATTTTTGCAGAGTGGAACAAAGGTGAGCTGGATAGCTATCTGATCGAGATTACAACGGACATCTTCACCAAATATGATGCCGAAACCGGTAAGCCAATGGTCGATGTCATCCTTGACTCGGCCGGCCAGAAGGGTACCGGCAAATGGACCAGCCAGAGCTCGCTTGATCTTGGCGTACCGCTTTCGATCATTACTGAATCGGTATTCTCCCGCTTCCTTTCCGCGATGAAAGAAGAGAGAGTGGCCGCGAGCAAGGTGCTTGGCGGTCCGAAAACGGCAGCATTCGAAGGTGACCGTGCAGCGTTCATCGAATCCGTTCGCAAAGCGCTGTATGCAAGCAAAATTTGTTCTTATGCGCAGGGCTTCGCTCAAATGAGAGCGGCAAGCGAAGAATATGGATGGGATCTGGATTATGGCAGCATCGCCATGATTTTCCGCGGCGGCTGCATCATTCGCGCCCGTTTCCTGCAAAATATCAAAGACGCATATGACCATAATCCGGAGCTGAGAAATCTTCTGCTTGATGAGTACTTCAAAGGCATTGTGGAAAACTATCAAGAAGCTTGGAGAAGCGTCGTAGCGACTGCCGTTACCCGCGGTATTCCAGCGCCGGCCTTCGCTTCTGCGCTGGCCTACTACGACAGCTATCGGACGGAGCGTCTGCCCGCCAATCTGCTGCAAGCGCAGCGTGACTACTTTGGGGCTCATACGTTCAAACGTGTGGACAAAGAGGGAACATTCCATTATCAATGGATGGAAAACTAA
- a CDS encoding CrcB family protein, with amino-acid sequence MSNTLLNMLLVGAGGFAGAVSRYWMSGRIAQRFPGLIPYGTLSVNVLGSFMLGWFLGHGADAWMTALFGSGFMGAFTTFSTFKLESEGLLSQGRKRSAWLYMGLTYTMGFAFLYLGYAI; translated from the coding sequence ATGTCGAATACATTATTGAACATGCTTTTGGTGGGAGCAGGAGGCTTTGCGGGAGCGGTCAGCCGATATTGGATGAGCGGCCGGATTGCCCAGCGCTTTCCCGGGTTGATTCCTTACGGTACGCTTTCGGTCAATGTTCTCGGCTCCTTTATGCTTGGATGGTTTTTAGGTCATGGAGCGGATGCCTGGATGACCGCGCTGTTCGGAAGTGGATTTATGGGCGCGTTCACGACATTTTCTACCTTTAAATTGGAGTCTGAGGGGCTACTGTCGCAAGGCCGTAAACGTTCAGCTTGGTTATATATGGGGCTCACTTATACAATGGGCTTTGCTTTTCTATATTTAGGATATGCTATATAA
- a CDS encoding shikimate kinase, giving the protein MGKNRNIVLIGMMGSGKTTVGQALSAKLGWTYIDTDSEIVRSQGMSISEMFAKQGEEAFRRAESDTIGDVLRGSKQVIATGGGAVLLEQNRHAMNENGFVVALSASVETIIERVRGDQNRPLLQGNLEERVNHIVVSRKHAYDFADLKVDTDGLPVDRIIDVICSAMGNA; this is encoded by the coding sequence ATGGGGAAGAACCGCAATATTGTGCTGATCGGTATGATGGGATCAGGCAAGACTACCGTAGGACAAGCGCTGTCTGCCAAACTGGGCTGGACGTATATAGACACGGACTCGGAGATCGTACGAAGCCAAGGTATGAGCATCAGCGAAATGTTTGCAAAACAGGGAGAAGAGGCGTTTCGACGGGCGGAAAGTGATACCATAGGGGATGTGCTGAGAGGAAGCAAGCAGGTTATCGCAACGGGTGGCGGAGCGGTACTGCTTGAACAAAACCGGCACGCCATGAACGAGAACGGCTTTGTCGTTGCTCTCTCGGCATCGGTAGAGACGATCATCGAGCGCGTAAGAGGGGATCAAAACCGTCCGCTGCTTCAGGGTAATTTGGAGGAACGGGTAAATCATATTGTGGTAAGCCGGAAGCACGCTTATGACTTTGCCGATTTAAAGGTGGATACGGACGGTCTACCGGTAGACCGCATCATCGATGTGATATGCAGCGCGATGGGAAATGCTTAG
- a CDS encoding rhodanese-like domain-containing protein, translated as MQTITPEEIKQRLANGEELHIIDVREPEEIALGMIPGAKSIPLMQIPERLADIPQLGETILVCRSGNRSSRAYEYLEAQGLKGLKNMTGGMLEWESL; from the coding sequence ATGCAGACTATTACTCCAGAAGAAATCAAACAAAGACTCGCAAACGGCGAGGAGCTTCATATTATCGATGTCCGTGAACCGGAGGAAATCGCTCTTGGTATGATCCCAGGTGCCAAATCCATCCCTTTGATGCAAATTCCCGAGCGGTTAGCAGACATCCCGCAGCTTGGAGAAACGATTCTTGTATGCCGCAGCGGCAACCGCAGCAGTCGTGCTTATGAATATCTTGAAGCCCAGGGCCTCAAAGGGCTCAAAAACATGACCGGCGGCATGCTGGAATGGGAATCGCTCTAA
- the gntK gene encoding gluconokinase — translation MNGNGLSVQKPYIISADIGTTSTKTLVIDRSGRVIASHSVEYPLHTPKPDVAEQDPDEIFQAVLTAIRSVVSKAAVLPGQVLCVSFSSAMHSLIAIDKELQPLTRCITWADNRSAAYVKVLKEELNGHEIYLNTGTPIHPMSPLLKLMWLRDHRPDLFKQAYKFIGIKEYVFAKLFGKLVIDYSIASATGLFNLRRLDWDEGALAACGVRREQLPDPVSTTHLLDGLSTDAAASMGLSADTPFVIGASDGVLANLGVGALDQGVYAVTIGTSGAVRGVMREPVTDPKGRLFCYALNEDFWVVGGAINNGGIMFRWVRDQLATAEAEEGRLRGMDPYDYLTELAREVAPGSDGLIFLPLLSGERAPYWNANARGVFFGLSLYHQKKHMIRSVLEGVMYRIHSVVTALEELSGPTKEIRASGGFARSPFWLQMMSDVLGTTVAVPNTIESSGLGAAQLGMLALGEIKDFSSVHDWMHVEQSLAASEQNHEIYQQLTKIYNRVYHQLKDEFDAIAAFQLKHTQS, via the coding sequence ATGAACGGGAATGGTTTGTCTGTACAAAAGCCTTATATTATTTCAGCAGATATCGGCACAACGAGTACTAAAACACTGGTGATCGACCGGAGCGGTCGGGTAATCGCATCACACTCCGTGGAATATCCCCTTCATACGCCGAAACCTGATGTGGCCGAGCAGGACCCGGATGAAATATTCCAGGCGGTCCTGACCGCAATCCGGTCTGTGGTGAGCAAGGCGGCTGTACTGCCGGGCCAAGTGCTGTGCGTATCGTTCAGCTCCGCGATGCACAGTTTGATCGCGATAGATAAGGAGCTGCAGCCGCTTACCCGCTGCATCACATGGGCGGATAACCGCAGTGCTGCTTATGTAAAGGTACTGAAGGAAGAGTTGAATGGACATGAGATTTACCTCAACACAGGCACTCCGATTCATCCGATGTCACCGCTGCTTAAGCTGATGTGGCTCCGCGATCACCGTCCGGATTTGTTTAAGCAAGCTTATAAGTTTATTGGGATAAAAGAATATGTTTTTGCCAAATTGTTCGGTAAGCTTGTAATTGATTATTCGATTGCGAGTGCTACAGGGTTGTTCAACCTGCGCCGGCTCGATTGGGACGAAGGAGCATTGGCAGCATGCGGCGTTCGCCGCGAACAGCTGCCTGATCCGGTCTCCACCACGCATCTTCTGGATGGATTGAGTACAGATGCGGCCGCTTCGATGGGCCTGTCGGCAGATACGCCTTTTGTTATCGGTGCTTCTGACGGCGTACTGGCCAACCTCGGTGTGGGAGCCTTAGATCAGGGTGTCTATGCGGTAACCATCGGGACAAGCGGCGCGGTTAGAGGCGTGATGCGCGAGCCGGTGACGGATCCGAAAGGCCGGTTGTTCTGCTACGCTCTAAATGAGGATTTCTGGGTTGTCGGCGGAGCGATCAATAACGGAGGCATTATGTTCCGTTGGGTCCGCGATCAACTGGCCACGGCGGAAGCGGAGGAAGGCAGGCTTCGCGGAATGGACCCGTATGATTACTTGACTGAATTGGCACGGGAAGTAGCACCCGGATCGGATGGGTTAATCTTCCTTCCGCTGCTGTCGGGAGAACGTGCGCCATACTGGAATGCGAATGCGCGCGGCGTCTTTTTCGGCTTATCCTTGTATCATCAAAAGAAACATATGATTCGCTCCGTGCTTGAAGGCGTTATGTACCGGATCCATTCCGTCGTGACTGCTCTGGAGGAGCTAAGTGGCCCGACTAAGGAAATACGTGCTTCGGGAGGGTTTGCAAGATCGCCCTTCTGGCTGCAGATGATGTCTGATGTTCTTGGAACTACGGTAGCGGTTCCGAATACGATTGAGAGCTCGGGGCTCGGGGCTGCGCAGCTGGGTATGCTGGCACTCGGAGAGATTAAAGACTTCTCCAGCGTGCACGACTGGATGCATGTGGAGCAGTCACTTGCGGCCAGTGAACAAAACCATGAAATATATCAACAGTTGACAAAGATTTATAATCGTGTGTACCATCAGTTGAAGGACGAGTTTGATGCCATAGCCGCTTTCCAACTGAAGCACACGCAATCCTAG